The genomic window ACGGGAGATGGAAAGCTCGAAGCCCTCGCGGCGCATGGTCTCGATGAGCACGCCCAGCTGAAGTTCGCCGCGGCCTGCCACCTCGAAGCTGTCCTTGTCGGCGCTCTCGGTGATCTTGATGGCGACGTTGCCCTCGGCCTCGCGCATCAGGCGATCGCGGATCATGCGGCTGGTCACCTTGTCGCCGTCGCGGCCCGCCAGCGGCGAGTCGTTCACGGCGAAGCGCATGGAGAGGGTCGGCGGATCGATCGGCTGGGCCTCGATCGGCGTTTCCAGCGTCAGCGCGCCGATGGTCTCGCCCACCGTGCCGGTGAGAAGACCGGCGATGGCAACGATGTCGCCCGCCTGCACCTCATCGACCGGCTGGCGCTCCAGCCCGCGATAGGCCAGCAGCTTGGAGGCGCGGCCCTGCTCGACGATCTGGCCGTCCTTGTTGAGCACCTTGATGGGGTCGTTGACCTTGAGGCGACCCTGCTGCACGCGACCGGTCAGCACGCGGCCGAGGAACGGCTCGCGGTCCAGCAGCGAGGCCAGCATGGCGAAGGGCTCATCGACCGAGCCGACGTTCGGCGTGCCGACGTGCTTGACGATGAGATCGAACAGCGGAGCCAGCGTACCTTCGCGGGAGGCCGGGTCCTCGCTGACGTAACCGCCGCGGCCGGAACCATAGAGCACCGGGAAGTCGAGCTGATCCTCATTGGCGTCCAGCGCCACGAACAGGTCGAAGATTTCGTTCAGCACTTCGTCCGGGCGGCCGTCCGGGCGGTCGATCTTGTTGACGACCACGATCGGGCGCAGGCCCAGCGCCAGCGCCTTGCCGGTGACGAACTTGGTCTGCGGCATCGGGCCTTCGGCCGAATCCACCAGCAGGATCACGCCATCAACCATCGACAGGATGCGCTCCACCTCGCCGCCGAAGTCGGCGTGGCCCGGCGTGTCCACGATGTTGATGCGGGTGTCGCCCCAGGTGACCGAGGTGCACTTGGCGAGAATGGTAATGCCGCGCTCGCGCTCCAGATCGTTGCGGTCCATCGCGCGCTCTTCAACGCGCTGGTTATCGCGGAACGTGCCGGACTGGCGGAACAGCTGATCGACGAGGGTGGTCTTGCCGTGGTCGACGTGGGCAATGATTGCGACGTTGCGCAGGGACATATAAATGTAAGCCTCGAGTATGGGATGCCGCCCAGCACGGCACCCCGGAAACGGGTGCCGTCCGGCACAGCAAATAGGCCAGCATTATTACCGGCAGGTTGCGGCGGACCGGCGCTTATATCCATTTCACCGCATTGCAGCAAGCGCAGCCATAGTACTTAAGTTTTTTTCCGCCGTGCGGCCGGGGCGCCCCGTCCCGTTCCGGCCGTGCGCGGTGGAACCTTTTCTCAGGCGGGAATGACCTGCCGCCAGACAAGAATATCGATGCGCCCGAACAGGCCGGCTTTCGCGTAAGGGTCGGCATTGGCGAAGGCTTCCACCTCTGCGCGGCTCTCCGCTTCCACCACCAGCATGGAGCCGATGGGTTGGCCGTCGTCCGTCAGCATGGGGCCGGCGATCACCACCTTTACCTGGCCGGAATTCACATGCCGAAGGTGCTCCGGGCGGGTGGCGGCGCGCAGATCCTGCGAATTGGGCTTGTCCCAACCCTGGATGAGGAAGTGGGGCATGGCGGCTCCTTCTTGAAGTGCGGACGTTACCCACGGCGCTATAGCGGGCCAAAGCCGGCGCGTCTCCCCCCTCATCGGAACGCGACCTGCCTGCTTGTAAACCCGGCGGCACAGGTCTAGGGCGTGAGCCAAATGTTCCCGCGTTTCCTCCATTCCGTTCGCGCATACCTGCCCGGCCTCGCCGTGCTGGCGGTGCTGACGCTCGCCGGCTGGTGGGCGAGCCAGCCTCTTGGCCTGCCCGGCCCGGTCATCGGCCTTGCCGCCTATGTCGCCTTGCTGCTCGCCTTCCCCGCGCTCGAGCGCTCCACGCAGGCCGCCGCCGAAGGGCTGCTGAAGCTGCTCGGCCTGCTCATCACTCCCGCCGCCGTGGGGCTGGCGCTGCACGCCGACACGCTGCGAAGCGAAGTGGGCCGGCTGGCGCTGGTGGTGGTGCTCTCCACCGTGGCGACCGGGGTTGCCACCATGCTCGCCTATAAGGGACTCCGCAAATGGCTGGGCTGATGGAGATGCTGCCGAATGCTGCAAGCCTCGCCCAGGTGGCGGGCGGCATTCTTGCCACCATGCTCGCCTACGGGGTGGCGCTGCGCCTCGGCAAGCTCACCCGCCAGCACCCGCTGGCCAACCCCATCCTCATCGCCGCGCTGCTGCTGATCGCCGGGCTGGCGCTCGCCCGTCTGCCGGTGCGCGGCTACATGAGCAGCGTCGAGCCGCTGCGCTGGCTGCTGGGGCCGGCGACGGTTGCCTTCGGCCTGCCCATCTATCGCCAGCGGGCGCTCATCATCTCGGCAGGAAAGGCGCTTATCGGGGCCATTCTCATCGGCTCGCTCGCGGGCATCGTCTCGGCCGTGGGGCTGGCCAAGCTGCTGGACCTCTCGCCGGTGACCATCAGGGCGCTCTCGGCCAAGTCCATCACCAGCCCGTTCGCCATCGCCGTGATGGAGCGGCTGGGCGGACCGGCGGAACTGGCGGCGGGCCTCGTCATCGTCACCGGCCTTCTGGGCGCGATCCTGCTGCCCGTCCTCCTCAAGCGCGAGCGGGAGCGCGACCCGGAAAGCTACGCGCTGGCGCTGGGCCTTTCCGCCCATATCGTCGGCAGCCAGCACGTGGCGCGCATCGCGCCGCAGGCGCTCAGCATCGCCAGCCTGGCATTGACGCTGGCCGGGCTGGCCACCACTCTCCTGCTGCCGCTGCTGTGGCCATGGATCGCAGGCTGAGCGGAAGAGCCGAACGGACAATATCGGCTTTTTCGATTATTGAAACGCAAAAATATCATTGCATCGATTACTTGTTTCTGCCCGGTTTCGCTGTATTTTCAGTTCATCAGACAGAGAGGAGACCAGACATGGCCACGCCAGAGATGAAGGAAACCCTTGAGATTGGCCTTACCGCCGAGGCGCGCGCCAAGGTCGTCGGCATTCTCAACCGGCTGCTGGCCGATGAATTCTCCCTCTATGCCCGCGCCCGCGCCTTCCACTGGAACGTGACCGGCCGCCACTTCAAGCAGGACCACGCCCTGTTCGAGGAGGAGTATGAAGCCCTCGACGAGACCATCGACGAGGTGGCCGAGCGCGCCCGCTCGCTGGGCGGCACGGTGCAGGCGACGCTGAGCCAATATGTGCAGAACCGCACCATTCCCGAGGTGGACAGCACGGAGTTGACCTCCGAGCAGATGATCGCCTCCATGCGCGATGGCCACGAGGCGCTGGCCCGCCAGCTGCGCGAGGACATCCATGCCGCCGACGAGGTGGGCGACGAAGGCACTGCCGACTTCCTCACCGCGCTCCTGGAAGCGCACGAGAAGCGGGCCTGGATGCTGCGCTCGCACCTCGCCTGAGGCTGCACGCTAAAACCCACAGGCTTACCCCCGCGGCCCATTACCCTGCCCCCTCTCGTTGGGCCGCGAGACCGCCGGCCGCGCTCCATTCCCCCCTGCAAGGGAGCGCGGCCGGCACTTTATTTGTCCCCCAGGTTTTCCGGGCGCACGGCCCCGTGCGCGCAAGCAGCCGACGCCCCTGGCATCCTTGCCATTCTGACGGGCCGCATCGGCTTGCCTGCGCCCCTTTCCTACAACCTGTCGGACATACGACCATTCCCCTCCGAACACTGACTTGACGAGGACGAAACGTTCGCCATACGTTCTAGTCCGCATATTTCACGAAGCCAAACCTCAGGGGACAATCGCAATGGAACTATTCTGGGCACCGCAGACGCGGTCAATCACGGCCCTATGGATGCTGGAAGAGGCGGGGCTTCCCTATAGCCGTACGCTGATCGATATTCGCAGCGGGCCGGAGCGGCCGGCCGACTTCCTGAAGGTCAACCCCATGGGCAAGGTGCCTGCCTTGCGCGATGGCGAGGCGATGATGGGGGAAACCACCGCCATCTGCGCCTATGTGGCGGACAAGGCGCGCAGCGCAGAGCTCGCCCCGACGCTGGATGACCCCGCCCGCGGCCGCTACCTGCACTGGCTGTATTTCCGCGCCGGCTGCATGGAAGCTGCCTTCGGCGAGAAGCTGCAGGGCTGGACGACGGATTCCACCGCCGCCGGCTGGGGCAGCTTCGATAAAACCATGGATGTCGTCGAGTCGGCGGTGACGCCCGGCCCCTGGCTGCTGGGCGACCGGTTCAGCGCGGCGGACGTCGCCATGGGCTCCAGCCTCTGGTACGGCCTGTATCTTCTCAAGGTCATCGAAGGGCGGCCGGGCATCGAGGCCTATGTGGCCCGCTGCACCGAACGCCCGGCCTTCCAGCGGGCCATGGCGATCAACGCCGCTGGGGCCTGAGCCCCGCGCACGCAATTCTTTATAGCTGAGGCTTTAATCAACGCGGCGGCACGCGCAAGCGCGCTGCCGCGTGAGGAGCCCCATTGCCCCGAGAACAAGAACAACAGGGGGAAACATGGACGGGCTTTGCGCCAGAGAGAACAGGCGGAGCGCGGGTGGGCGGAGAGAAAATGGGCAGAGGGCGGCTGGCTGGGCGGCCACTGCCCAGCCCCGACTCGGCCATAACAACGCCGCCCAGGCTTCGAACCCCTGCCCCGATGGCGCAGGGCCTCAGGCTTGCAGCGGGGATTCCGGGCGGTTAAAACGTCTGTGGGCAGCGTTTCTCCCGGCCTTCCGGCTGGAAACGGTGCGGATCCGGTTTCGCCGGTTGACGCTCGGGCACGACTCGCCTATACGCCTCCCCTCGTATTTGTCGCCGGGTTTTCGCCCGGTGTCGGCTATTGAAATTGAAGGACCTGATCATGTCGCGCGTTTGCGAACTGACCGGCAAGGGCACCATGGTGGGCAACAACGTGTCCCACGCCAACAACAAGACGAAGCGCCGCTTTCTGCCGAACCTGCAGAACGTGACGTTCCTGTCCGATGCCCTGGGTTCCTCGGTCACCTTCCGCGTCGCCGCTGCGGGCGCCCGTTCGGTGGAGCATGCCGGTGGCCTCGACAAGTGGCTGCTGAAGACCCACGACGACAAGCTGTCGCTGAAGGCGCGCCGCGTAAAGCGTCTGGTCGCCAAGGCGCTGGCCGAAGCTTCGGTCGAGCAGGCCGCCTAAGCCGCCAAACCCAGGCTGATGGGGCCGCCCGGCCCCTCGACTGGCAGGCCGGCACGGCCAGGGCCGCAAAGGCCCAAAATTACGAATCGCAGGATTCAGGGACACTGCGCCGGATATTCCGGCGCGGTGTCTTTTTGTGCGCCCCGAGTAAGGCCGTCTTCCGCAAGGAAGGGAAGGCCGTAGGGCCAACCCCGCAGCGCCGTGGCCTACTTCCCGCCCACGGGGGCGGGCACCGCAGCGGCAGGCAGGGCGAACTTCAGCAACAGCGTGCGCTGCAGCGGATTCTGGTTGTTGTCCGCCATCACATAAACATCCCAGCCATCGCCGCGCGGCGCAACCGCCAGGGCCTCCATGTTATCGACGCTAAGCGGCGGGGCGAGCCGGGCCAGCAGCTTTCCGGCAAGGCTGCCGTCGCTGCCAACCGTGTCCAGATCAACCAGTTCCAGGGTGGCAGCCACGCCATCCATCAGGGAGAAATGGCGGGAGAGAACGAGCGCCAGATGCCGCCCCTTGACGGGCAGGAATACGGCATCGGTGGGCTTGAAATCCGGCACACCCTGATACTTCACCATGGACCATGGCGCGTCCCCGCTCCGGCGGAAGCGGCCCATGCTCGTATCTTCGGCCAACAGCAGAGCAGCGCCATCGCCGCGCACCGCCATCGCTTCGATGCCTCCGTTGCCGGGCAGGCCGCCGGGCCAGTCCTCCAACCATCCGGCCAGCCGCTGGGGTGGCTGGCGCAGCGCCGCCGTCAGGCCCTTGGCCTGGGCCGGGTGGCCTTGCGCGGCCTCGGTCTGAGGCTCGGCCCCGGCGCTGACCGGCACAGCCTCGATCGGAGCCGAATACCGCCAGATGCGATGGTTCCGCTCGAAGGAGACGAGCATGCTGAGGCCGCCCGCCGGGCCCTGGACCAC from Pedomonas mirosovicensis includes these protein-coding regions:
- the typA gene encoding translational GTPase TypA, yielding MSLRNVAIIAHVDHGKTTLVDQLFRQSGTFRDNQRVEERAMDRNDLERERGITILAKCTSVTWGDTRINIVDTPGHADFGGEVERILSMVDGVILLVDSAEGPMPQTKFVTGKALALGLRPIVVVNKIDRPDGRPDEVLNEIFDLFVALDANEDQLDFPVLYGSGRGGYVSEDPASREGTLAPLFDLIVKHVGTPNVGSVDEPFAMLASLLDREPFLGRVLTGRVQQGRLKVNDPIKVLNKDGQIVEQGRASKLLAYRGLERQPVDEVQAGDIVAIAGLLTGTVGETIGALTLETPIEAQPIDPPTLSMRFAVNDSPLAGRDGDKVTSRMIRDRLMREAEGNVAIKITESADKDSFEVAGRGELQLGVLIETMRREGFELSISRPRVLFQTDPETGQRMEPYETVQVDVDEEFAGVVVEKLGLRKAEMTDMRPSGGGKTRIVFKAPSRGLIGYHGEFLSDTRGTGIMNRSFEGYGPYKGPISGRQNGVLISLGSGQAVGYALQGLEERGIIMIAPGDDVYEGMIIGENAKEQDLEVNPLKSKQLTNFRASGKDENIRLTPPKKLTLEQAIAYIADDELVEVTPKVIRLRKRYLDPHERKRHARAAAE
- a CDS encoding YciI family protein, giving the protein MPHFLIQGWDKPNSQDLRAATRPEHLRHVNSGQVKVVIAGPMLTDDGQPIGSMLVVEAESRAEVEAFANADPYAKAGLFGRIDILVWRQVIPA
- a CDS encoding CidA/LrgA family protein, which translates into the protein MFPRFLHSVRAYLPGLAVLAVLTLAGWWASQPLGLPGPVIGLAAYVALLLAFPALERSTQAAAEGLLKLLGLLITPAAVGLALHADTLRSEVGRLALVVVLSTVATGVATMLAYKGLRKWLG
- a CDS encoding LrgB family protein, with product MAGLMEMLPNAASLAQVAGGILATMLAYGVALRLGKLTRQHPLANPILIAALLLIAGLALARLPVRGYMSSVEPLRWLLGPATVAFGLPIYRQRALIISAGKALIGAILIGSLAGIVSAVGLAKLLDLSPVTIRALSAKSITSPFAIAVMERLGGPAELAAGLVIVTGLLGAILLPVLLKRERERDPESYALALGLSAHIVGSQHVARIAPQALSIASLALTLAGLATTLLLPLLWPWIAG
- a CDS encoding Dps family protein, whose product is MATPEMKETLEIGLTAEARAKVVGILNRLLADEFSLYARARAFHWNVTGRHFKQDHALFEEEYEALDETIDEVAERARSLGGTVQATLSQYVQNRTIPEVDSTELTSEQMIASMRDGHEALARQLREDIHAADEVGDEGTADFLTALLEAHEKRAWMLRSHLA
- a CDS encoding glutathione S-transferase family protein: MELFWAPQTRSITALWMLEEAGLPYSRTLIDIRSGPERPADFLKVNPMGKVPALRDGEAMMGETTAICAYVADKARSAELAPTLDDPARGRYLHWLYFRAGCMEAAFGEKLQGWTTDSTAAGWGSFDKTMDVVESAVTPGPWLLGDRFSAADVAMGSSLWYGLYLLKVIEGRPGIEAYVARCTERPAFQRAMAINAAGA
- the rpmB gene encoding 50S ribosomal protein L28 → MSRVCELTGKGTMVGNNVSHANNKTKRRFLPNLQNVTFLSDALGSSVTFRVAAAGARSVEHAGGLDKWLLKTHDDKLSLKARRVKRLVAKALAEASVEQAA
- a CDS encoding esterase-like activity of phytase family protein codes for the protein MTPSAPIRKRVVLGLVGLAAVCGAWAAAPGPAAFEAARPVSVAITVRPVPLDTKNPAQATVGSLAYLGGLHVMSDAEGFGGYSGLRVLPDGRLLAISDRGHWLAVRPVEANGRLVGLRDGMRGPLLDEAGAPLAAPDYDAEGLEVVQGPAGGLSMLVSFERNHRIWRYSAPIEAVPVSAGAEPQTEAAQGHPAQAKGLTAALRQPPQRLAGWLEDWPGGLPGNGGIEAMAVRGDGAALLLAEDTSMGRFRRSGDAPWSMVKYQGVPDFKPTDAVFLPVKGRHLALVLSRHFSLMDGVAATLELVDLDTVGSDGSLAGKLLARLAPPLSVDNMEALAVAPRGDGWDVYVMADNNQNPLQRTLLLKFALPAAAVPAPVGGK